The Paraburkholderia acidisoli genome contains a region encoding:
- a CDS encoding transcriptional regulator, whose translation MPTPEEKAAFAERLKFAMKRAPEKLRGSTDLSNQFNLRHHGEQPVSPQTAHKWLSGRTIPTHDKLETLARWFGVDVHWLHYGPPPGNVTAAVPRPRKLDEKYPLSEESLELASKIESLSAHHRYLVQELIAQFYGDADTD comes from the coding sequence ATGCCGACTCCCGAAGAAAAAGCCGCGTTTGCCGAACGTCTCAAGTTCGCGATGAAGCGCGCGCCAGAAAAACTGCGTGGCAGCACCGACCTGTCCAATCAATTCAATTTGCGGCATCACGGCGAGCAGCCGGTGTCGCCGCAAACCGCGCACAAGTGGTTGAGCGGGCGCACCATCCCGACGCACGACAAGCTGGAGACGCTGGCCAGATGGTTCGGCGTGGATGTGCACTGGCTGCACTACGGCCCGCCGCCGGGCAACGTCACCGCCGCGGTGCCGAGGCCGCGCAAGCTCGACGAGAAGTATCCGCTTTCCGAGGAGTCGCTGGAGCTGGCCTCGAAGATCGAGTCCTTGAGCGCGCATCATCGTTATCTGGTGCAGGAACTCATCGCCCAGTTTTACGGCGACGCCGACACGGACTGA